One genomic window of Cupriavidus oxalaticus includes the following:
- the rseP gene encoding RIP metalloprotease RseP — MQTVLAFIVALCVLIYVHEMGHYLAARACGVKVLRFSIGFGRPLLRWISKSRDRTEWTVAAIPLGGYVKMLDEREFDPERDARIDPADLPRAFNRQPVGKRFIIVAAGPLANFLLAIVLYFALFAGGMREPAPIVAAPAAGTMAQQAGVREGDRVLSLTANGHTEAVRSWNDLRMAVFAGGFGDARAVLRVRAADGTERDVTLARLPNTGGNPEQDPLSTLGLNLKGGPVTITEVLPDSAAERAGLKKGDRIVAWQGTPMTQASALIKAVRSQPGQTVTLGIERDGKRLDVPVTLDAAAPRDGEKDASGAPAPPAGKLGAALSQAVEMETVRYRPDEALARAFGQVWDTSALSLKLLGKMLVGQASLQNLSGPLTVADYAGRAANLGLQAFVSFLALVSVSLGVLNLLPIPVLDGGHLLYYCVEFLTGRPVPDHWQAMLQKVGIACILLLTSLALFNDVSRMFLANG; from the coding sequence ATGCAAACCGTACTCGCTTTCATTGTTGCCTTGTGCGTACTCATCTACGTGCACGAGATGGGGCATTACCTCGCCGCGCGCGCCTGCGGCGTGAAGGTGTTGCGCTTTTCGATCGGCTTCGGGCGGCCGCTGCTACGCTGGATCTCGAAGAGCCGCGACCGCACCGAATGGACGGTGGCGGCCATCCCGCTGGGCGGCTACGTGAAGATGCTGGACGAGCGCGAGTTCGACCCCGAGCGCGACGCCCGGATCGATCCGGCCGACCTGCCGCGCGCGTTCAACCGCCAGCCGGTCGGCAAGCGCTTCATCATTGTCGCGGCCGGGCCGCTGGCCAATTTCCTGCTGGCGATCGTGCTGTACTTCGCGCTGTTCGCCGGCGGCATGCGCGAACCCGCGCCGATCGTCGCCGCGCCGGCGGCCGGCACCATGGCGCAGCAGGCCGGCGTGCGCGAAGGCGACCGGGTGCTGTCGCTGACCGCCAACGGCCATACCGAAGCGGTGCGTTCCTGGAACGACCTGCGCATGGCGGTCTTCGCCGGGGGCTTCGGCGATGCGCGCGCCGTGCTGCGCGTGCGCGCCGCCGATGGCACCGAGCGCGACGTCACGCTGGCGCGCCTGCCCAATACCGGCGGCAACCCGGAGCAGGATCCGCTCAGCACGCTGGGCCTGAATCTGAAAGGCGGGCCGGTCACGATCACCGAGGTATTGCCGGACTCGGCCGCCGAGCGCGCCGGGCTGAAGAAGGGCGACCGCATCGTCGCCTGGCAGGGCACCCCGATGACCCAGGCCAGCGCGCTGATCAAGGCGGTGCGCAGCCAGCCGGGCCAGACCGTGACGCTCGGCATCGAGCGCGACGGCAAGCGGCTGGACGTGCCGGTGACGCTGGACGCTGCCGCCCCGCGCGACGGCGAGAAGGATGCCAGCGGCGCGCCGGCGCCGCCCGCAGGCAAGCTGGGCGCGGCGCTCAGCCAGGCGGTGGAGATGGAGACGGTGCGCTACCGTCCGGACGAGGCGCTGGCGCGCGCGTTCGGCCAGGTGTGGGACACCAGCGCGCTGTCGCTGAAGCTGCTGGGCAAGATGCTGGTGGGGCAGGCGTCGCTGCAGAACCTGAGCGGACCGCTGACAGTGGCGGACTACGCCGGGCGTGCCGCAAACCTCGGCCTGCAGGCTTTTGTCAGCTTCCTGGCGCTGGTCAGCGTCAGCCTCGGTGTACTGAATTTGTTACCTATTCCGGTTCTGGATGGGGGGCATTTGCTGTATTATTGCGTGGAATTTTTGACTGGCCGGCCCGTACCAGACCACTGGCAGGCAATGCTGCAGAAGGTTGGCATTGCCTGCATCCTGCTCCTGACCTCGCTCGCTTTGTTCAATGACGTCAGCCGAATGTTTCTGGCGAACGGCTAG
- the ppsR gene encoding posphoenolpyruvate synthetase regulatory kinase/phosphorylase PpsR, with translation MSQPEAPGTADSGTQPGTQPASPSTQATATRPAITPAAAAQTGDRPPVRTVFIVSDGTGITAETFSHSILAQFEMRFRKVRMPFVDTPEKAHIAVGKINEAFHNEGVPPIVFTTLVNQEANKALRRAKAMILDMFQTFIEPLEKELGLKSTHAIGRFHQNADTEAYKNRIEAINFSLAHDDGQSHKNLEEADVILVGVSRSGKTPTSLYLAMQYGLKAANYPLIPDDFERGKLPSALYAFKSKIFGLSIDPQRLTEIRNERRPGSKYAAVENCRYEVNEAEAMMRREGIKWLSSTHKSIEEIATTILQEIKVDRDNY, from the coding sequence ATGTCCCAGCCAGAAGCGCCCGGTACAGCGGATTCCGGGACCCAGCCTGGAACGCAGCCCGCCTCCCCGTCCACCCAAGCGACCGCGACAAGACCTGCGATAACGCCCGCTGCAGCCGCCCAGACCGGCGACCGGCCGCCGGTGCGTACCGTCTTTATCGTCTCGGATGGCACCGGGATCACTGCGGAAACGTTCAGTCACTCGATCCTGGCGCAGTTCGAAATGCGCTTCCGCAAGGTGCGGATGCCCTTCGTCGATACCCCGGAAAAGGCACATATCGCGGTCGGCAAGATCAACGAGGCCTTCCACAACGAAGGCGTGCCGCCGATCGTCTTCACCACGCTGGTCAACCAGGAAGCGAACAAGGCACTGCGCCGTGCCAAGGCGATGATCCTGGACATGTTCCAGACCTTCATCGAGCCGCTCGAGAAGGAACTGGGGCTCAAGTCCACCCACGCCATCGGCCGCTTCCACCAGAATGCCGATACCGAGGCGTACAAGAACCGGATCGAGGCGATCAACTTCTCGCTGGCGCACGACGACGGCCAGTCGCACAAGAACCTCGAAGAAGCCGATGTGATCCTGGTGGGCGTGTCGCGCAGCGGCAAGACCCCGACCAGCCTCTACCTGGCGATGCAATACGGGCTGAAGGCGGCCAATTACCCGCTGATCCCGGACGATTTCGAGCGCGGCAAGCTGCCGTCGGCGCTGTACGCGTTCAAGAGCAAGATCTTCGGGCTGTCGATCGACCCGCAGCGCCTGACCGAGATCCGCAACGAGCGCCGCCCCGGCAGCAAGTACGCGGCGGTGGAGAACTGCCGCTACGAGGTCAATGAGGCCGAGGCGATGATGCGGCGCGAAGGCATCAAGTGGCTGTCGTCGACGCACAAGTCGATCGAAGAGATTGCGACCACGATCCTGCAGGAGATCAAGGTCGATCGCGACAACTACTAG
- the lpxB gene encoding lipid-A-disaccharide synthase, protein MVDAAIRGGLPTGNGSAAARRGTIAMVAGEASGDLLASLMMGGLKARLGDTMAYAGIGGKRMMAQGFVSRWPMETLSVNGYVEVLGSLREILRTRREVRDWLLAEPPQCFIGVDAPDFNFGLEVPLRRAGIPVVHFVSPSIWAWRGGRIRTIARAVDHILCLFPFEPEIYAKAGIPATYVGHPLADVIPMVPDVAGARAELGLPAGHRVVAVLPGSRQSEVRNLGATFFAAMAQMQRMDPNLAFVLPAASAPLRAIVEDLHRQYPELRLTIVDGKSHQAMEAADVVLLASGTATLEAALYKKPMVISYKVPWLTAQIMKRQGYLPYVGLPNILSGRFVVPELLQDDATPEALARETLLQLNDEGNTAFLYEHFTRMHETLKCNTAQIAADVVVDLMHSRGKV, encoded by the coding sequence ATGGTCGACGCCGCGATTCGGGGTGGCCTGCCCACGGGCAACGGTTCTGCCGCCGCCAGGCGCGGCACCATCGCCATGGTGGCCGGAGAGGCCTCCGGCGACCTGCTGGCATCGCTGATGATGGGCGGGCTCAAGGCCCGCCTGGGCGATACCATGGCGTACGCCGGGATCGGCGGCAAGCGCATGATGGCGCAGGGCTTCGTCTCGCGCTGGCCGATGGAAACGCTGTCGGTCAACGGCTATGTCGAGGTGCTGGGCTCGCTGCGCGAGATCCTGCGCACCCGGCGCGAGGTGCGAGACTGGCTGCTGGCCGAGCCGCCGCAGTGCTTTATCGGGGTCGACGCCCCGGATTTCAATTTCGGCCTGGAAGTGCCGCTGCGCCGCGCCGGCATCCCGGTGGTGCATTTCGTCAGCCCGTCGATCTGGGCCTGGCGCGGCGGGCGCATCCGCACCATCGCGCGCGCGGTGGACCACATCCTGTGCCTGTTCCCGTTTGAGCCCGAGATCTACGCCAAGGCCGGCATTCCCGCCACCTACGTCGGGCACCCGCTCGCCGACGTGATCCCGATGGTGCCTGACGTGGCCGGCGCGCGCGCCGAGCTGGGGCTGCCTGCCGGCCACCGCGTGGTCGCGGTGCTGCCTGGCAGCCGGCAGTCCGAGGTGCGCAACCTTGGCGCCACCTTCTTTGCCGCGATGGCGCAGATGCAGCGCATGGACCCGAACCTGGCGTTCGTGCTGCCGGCGGCAAGCGCGCCGCTGCGCGCCATCGTCGAAGACCTGCACCGGCAGTATCCGGAACTGCGCCTGACCATTGTCGACGGCAAGTCGCACCAGGCCATGGAAGCCGCTGACGTGGTGCTGCTGGCCAGCGGTACCGCGACGCTGGAGGCGGCGCTGTACAAGAAGCCGATGGTGATCTCGTACAAGGTGCCCTGGCTGACCGCGCAGATCATGAAGCGGCAGGGTTACCTGCCGTACGTGGGATTGCCTAATATCCTTTCAGGGCGCTTTGTCGTGCCCGAGCTGCTGCAGGACGATGCCACGCCCGAGGCGCTGGCCCGCGAAACGCTGCTGCAGCTCAACGACGAGGGCAATACCGCCTTCCTGTACGAGCATTTCACCCGCATGCACGAGACGCTCAAGTGCAACACCGCGCAGATTGCCGCCGATGTGGTGGTCGATTTGATGCATAGCCGGGGCAAAGTCTGA
- the lpxD gene encoding UDP-3-O-(3-hydroxymyristoyl)glucosamine N-acyltransferase: MQTPTLGQLATENGAQVVGDPDLAIVGLAPLDQASAGELSFLSNPLYLQQALDSQAGAVIVSPADLERIRAEGRADGRNWLVARNPYVCFARVAQRFDREANHDPRVGIDPRASVSPDAVVPASCFIGPNVVIERGARLGERVRILANGYVGAGAEIGDDSLLYANVSIYHHCVVGARAILHSGVVIGADGFGFAPDISATGVEYVKIPQTGRAVLGHDVEVGANTAIDRGAMADTVVEDGCKIDNQVQIAHNVRVGAHTVIAGCAAVSGSTRIGRFCVIGGAANFAGHLTIADRTTVSGGTSITKSITKPGGHFTSVFPFLPHGEWERNAAIVRGLSKLRERVVALERRLRGQSAGSQPTQD, encoded by the coding sequence ATGCAGACACCCACACTGGGTCAGCTCGCCACCGAGAACGGCGCGCAGGTTGTGGGTGATCCCGACCTGGCGATCGTTGGCCTGGCTCCCCTTGACCAGGCTTCGGCGGGCGAGCTCTCGTTCCTGTCCAATCCGCTCTACCTGCAGCAGGCGCTGGATTCGCAAGCCGGCGCCGTGATCGTGTCGCCGGCCGACCTCGAGCGCATCCGCGCCGAGGGCCGGGCCGACGGCCGCAACTGGCTGGTGGCGCGCAATCCCTACGTCTGCTTTGCCCGCGTGGCGCAGCGCTTCGATCGCGAAGCCAACCACGATCCCCGCGTCGGCATCGACCCGCGTGCCAGCGTGTCGCCCGACGCGGTGGTGCCGGCGTCGTGCTTCATCGGCCCGAACGTGGTGATCGAGCGCGGCGCGCGGCTGGGCGAGCGCGTCCGCATCCTGGCCAACGGCTACGTCGGTGCCGGTGCCGAGATCGGCGACGATTCGCTGCTGTACGCCAATGTTTCGATCTACCACCACTGCGTGGTCGGCGCGCGCGCCATCCTGCACAGCGGCGTGGTGATCGGCGCCGATGGCTTCGGTTTCGCTCCCGATATCAGCGCCACCGGCGTCGAATACGTGAAGATCCCGCAAACGGGACGCGCGGTGCTGGGTCATGACGTGGAGGTCGGCGCCAATACGGCGATCGATCGCGGCGCCATGGCCGACACCGTGGTCGAGGACGGCTGCAAGATCGACAACCAGGTCCAGATCGCGCACAACGTACGGGTCGGCGCCCATACGGTCATTGCCGGCTGCGCCGCGGTATCGGGCAGCACGCGCATCGGCCGCTTCTGCGTGATCGGGGGCGCCGCCAATTTTGCCGGCCACCTGACCATCGCCGACCGGACCACAGTGTCCGGCGGTACGTCGATTACCAAATCCATTACCAAGCCCGGGGGCCATTTCACCAGCGTCTTCCCGTTCCTGCCGCACGGCGAGTGGGAACGCAACGCAGCCATCGTGCGCGGCCTGAGCAAGCTGCGCGAACGCGTGGTGGCGCTGGAACGTCGCCTGCGCGGCCAGTCCGCCGGGTCCCAACCCACACAAGACTAA
- a CDS encoding OmpH family outer membrane protein: MMTISKLVKSLGAAAFATAALCTAMPAMAQEARIAAVNSERILRDSQPAKQAQVKLEQEFSKRDRELQDMAQKIKGMADKLDKDTAVLADSDRQRRQREVADLDREFQRKQREFREDLNQRRNEELAQVLERANRVIRQLAEQRKYDLIVQEAVYVNPRIDITDDVMKALNAGAR, translated from the coding sequence ATGATGACAATATCCAAACTGGTCAAATCCCTGGGCGCCGCCGCATTCGCCACCGCCGCGCTGTGCACCGCGATGCCGGCCATGGCCCAGGAGGCGCGCATTGCCGCCGTCAATTCCGAGCGCATCCTGCGCGATTCGCAGCCGGCCAAGCAGGCCCAGGTGAAGCTCGAGCAGGAGTTCTCCAAGCGCGACCGCGAGCTGCAGGACATGGCCCAGAAGATCAAGGGCATGGCCGACAAGCTCGACAAGGACACCGCCGTGCTGGCCGACTCCGACCGCCAGCGCCGCCAGCGCGAGGTGGCCGACCTCGATCGCGAGTTCCAGCGCAAGCAGCGCGAGTTCCGCGAGGACCTGAACCAGCGCCGTAATGAAGAGCTGGCGCAGGTGCTCGAGCGCGCCAACCGCGTGATCCGCCAGCTGGCGGAGCAGCGCAAGTACGACCTGATCGTGCAGGAAGCCGTGTACGTGAACCCGCGTATCGACATCACCGACGACGTGATGAAGGCGCTGAACGCCGGCGCCCGCTAA
- the fabZ gene encoding 3-hydroxyacyl-ACP dehydratase FabZ, which produces MSAAEIDIRKILKLLPHRYPFLLVDRVLEFEAQKRIKTLKNVTINEPYFQGHFPEQPVMPGVMILEALAQSAGLLTFGADMERKEGALYYFVGIDGARFKQVVYPGDQLHMNVTVERYIRGIWKFKAFATVDDKVACEAELMCTVKQAE; this is translated from the coding sequence ATGAGCGCGGCCGAAATCGATATCCGCAAGATCCTCAAGCTGCTGCCGCACCGGTACCCGTTCCTGCTGGTCGACCGCGTGCTGGAGTTCGAAGCGCAGAAGCGGATCAAGACGCTGAAGAACGTCACCATCAACGAGCCTTACTTCCAGGGCCATTTCCCGGAACAGCCGGTGATGCCGGGCGTGATGATCCTGGAAGCGCTGGCGCAGTCGGCCGGCCTGCTGACCTTCGGCGCCGACATGGAGCGCAAGGAAGGCGCGCTGTACTACTTTGTCGGCATCGACGGCGCCCGCTTCAAGCAGGTGGTGTACCCGGGCGACCAGCTGCACATGAATGTGACGGTCGAGCGCTATATCCGCGGCATCTGGAAATTCAAGGCGTTCGCCACCGTGGACGACAAGGTCGCCTGCGAGGCGGAACTGATGTGCACCGTGAAGCAGGCCGAGTGA
- the bamA gene encoding outer membrane protein assembly factor BamA, with the protein MESKRGSTLIRHKRISLGLLASAVIAAWSPAGWAADPFVVRDIRVEGLQRVEPGTVFGYLPVRVGETFTDDKGADAIRALYNTGFFKDVQIRAEDGVLVVQVEERPAISQLEFVGIKEFDKDTLRRSLRAVGVAEARYYDKALIDKAEQELKRQYVARGYYAADVQTTVTPVDRNRVSVVFNVEEGPVAKIRQINIVGNKAFKESTLRDEMQLSTPNWLSWYTKNDLYSKQKLTADLEALRSYYLNRGYLEFAIESTQVSITPDKKDIYLTLNIKEGEQYKVSDIRLAGELLGKQEEMEKLLQLKKGDIFSSEKLTASTKAITDLLGTYGYAFTTINPQPNIDQEKREVALTLMVDPGRRVYVRRVNVVGNSKTRDEVVRREMRQMESSWFDSEKLQQSQARINRTGYFTDTNITTEDVAGAPDQVDVNVNVTEKPTGQISLGVGFSSTDKLVLQAGLRQDNVFGSGTSLGLDVNTAKSFRTIALTQYDPYFTVDGISRSTDIYYRTSRPLYYTGDQDYKIVSAGGGFKFGVPFSEVDTVFFGIGYERTQVYTSVNTPSQYTAWLNAIGKNSGDGINNFPFTIGWARDRRDSALVPTKGPYTQANLEVGLPGGDTQYYRASVQQQYFYPISKSFTLALNGEVAYGHGYGNTPFPVFKYFYAGGIGSVRGYQTSTLGPKDQNGNPVGGASKMIGNVEFIFPLPGSGVDRTLRLFTFFDFGNVYQEGAPISFSDLKYSTGFGMSWLSPIGPLKISMGFPLNREETDKVQRFQFQIGTAF; encoded by the coding sequence ATGGAATCAAAGAGGGGATCAACATTGATCAGACATAAGCGCATTTCGCTGGGCTTGCTGGCGAGTGCCGTTATTGCAGCCTGGAGCCCGGCGGGCTGGGCTGCCGATCCGTTCGTCGTCAGGGACATCCGCGTTGAGGGCCTGCAGCGCGTCGAGCCGGGTACGGTGTTTGGCTACCTCCCCGTGCGCGTCGGTGAAACGTTCACCGACGACAAGGGCGCCGATGCGATCCGTGCCCTCTACAATACCGGCTTCTTCAAGGACGTGCAGATCCGCGCCGAAGACGGCGTGCTGGTCGTGCAGGTGGAAGAACGCCCGGCGATCTCGCAACTGGAATTCGTCGGCATCAAGGAATTCGACAAGGACACGCTGCGCCGCTCGCTGCGCGCGGTCGGCGTCGCCGAAGCGCGCTACTATGACAAGGCGCTGATCGACAAGGCGGAGCAGGAGCTCAAGCGCCAGTATGTCGCGCGCGGCTACTATGCCGCCGACGTGCAGACCACGGTTACGCCGGTGGACCGCAACCGCGTCTCGGTCGTGTTCAACGTCGAGGAAGGCCCGGTCGCCAAGATCCGCCAGATCAATATCGTCGGCAACAAGGCGTTCAAGGAAAGCACGCTGCGCGACGAGATGCAGCTGTCCACGCCGAACTGGCTGTCGTGGTACACCAAGAATGACCTGTACTCGAAGCAGAAGCTGACCGCCGACCTGGAGGCGCTGCGTTCCTACTACCTGAACCGCGGCTACCTCGAGTTCGCGATCGAATCGACCCAGGTCTCGATCACGCCGGACAAAAAGGACATCTACCTGACGCTGAACATCAAGGAAGGCGAGCAGTACAAGGTGTCCGACATCCGCCTGGCCGGCGAACTGCTGGGCAAGCAGGAGGAAATGGAAAAACTGCTGCAGCTGAAGAAGGGCGACATCTTCTCGTCCGAAAAGCTGACCGCCAGCACCAAGGCCATTACCGACCTGCTCGGCACCTATGGCTACGCCTTCACCACGATCAACCCGCAGCCGAACATCGACCAGGAAAAGCGCGAGGTCGCGCTGACGCTGATGGTCGACCCGGGACGGCGCGTCTATGTGCGCCGCGTCAACGTGGTGGGCAACAGCAAGACCCGCGACGAAGTGGTGCGCCGCGAGATGCGCCAAATGGAAAGCTCGTGGTTCGACAGCGAGAAGCTGCAGCAGTCGCAGGCGCGTATCAACCGGACCGGCTACTTCACCGACACCAACATCACCACCGAGGACGTGGCCGGCGCGCCCGACCAGGTCGATGTGAACGTCAACGTGACCGAAAAACCGACCGGGCAGATCAGCCTGGGCGTGGGCTTCTCGTCCACCGACAAGCTGGTGCTGCAGGCCGGCCTGCGCCAGGACAACGTGTTCGGCTCCGGTACCAGCCTGGGCCTGGACGTGAACACCGCCAAGTCGTTCCGTACCATCGCGCTGACGCAGTACGACCCGTATTTCACGGTGGACGGTATCAGCCGCTCGACCGATATCTACTACCGCACTTCGCGTCCGCTGTACTACACCGGCGACCAGGACTACAAGATCGTCTCCGCCGGCGGCGGCTTCAAGTTCGGCGTGCCGTTCTCGGAAGTCGACACCGTGTTCTTCGGTATCGGCTACGAGCGCACCCAGGTCTATACCTCGGTCAACACGCCGAGCCAGTACACGGCGTGGCTGAACGCGATCGGCAAGAACAGCGGCGACGGCATCAACAACTTCCCGTTTACGATCGGCTGGGCACGTGACCGCCGCGACAGCGCGCTGGTCCCGACCAAGGGCCCGTACACCCAGGCCAACCTGGAAGTGGGCCTGCCGGGCGGCGATACGCAGTACTACCGCGCCAGCGTGCAGCAGCAGTACTTCTATCCGATCTCGAAGTCGTTCACGCTGGCGCTGAACGGTGAAGTCGCTTACGGCCACGGCTACGGCAACACGCCGTTCCCGGTGTTCAAGTACTTCTACGCCGGCGGTATCGGCTCGGTGCGCGGCTACCAGACCAGCACGCTGGGTCCTAAGGACCAGAACGGCAACCCGGTGGGCGGTGCATCCAAGATGATCGGTAACGTGGAATTCATCTTCCCGCTGCCGGGCTCGGGTGTCGACCGCACGCTGCGCCTGTTCACGTTCTTCGACTTCGGTAACGTCTACCAGGAAGGCGCGCCGATTTCGTTCAGCGACCTCAAGTACTCGACCGGCTTCGGCATGTCGTGGCTGTCGCCGATCGGCCCGCTGAAGATCAGCATGGGCTTCCCGCTCAACCGGGAAGAAACTGACAAGGTCCAGCGCTTCCAGTTCCAGATCGGGACGGCATTCTGA
- the lpxA gene encoding acyl-ACP--UDP-N-acetylglucosamine O-acyltransferase translates to MTQIHPTALVDPKAELAADVTVGPFSIVGPNVRIGSGTRIGSHTTVEGHTTIGEGNNIGPYASVGGVPQDMKYRNEPTRLEIGDRNTIREFTTIHTGTVQDRGLTSIGSDNWIMAYVHIAHDCSVGNHTVFSSNAQIAGHVDVGDWAILGGMSGVHQFVRIGAHAMLGGASALVQDVPPFVIAASDKGGNKATPHGVNVEGLRRRGFDAAQIAALRQAYKLLYKSDLSFDEARNEIAALLAQSDAGTAAPLQSFVDFLAATQRGIVR, encoded by the coding sequence ATGACGCAAATCCACCCCACCGCCCTGGTTGACCCGAAGGCAGAGCTTGCAGCCGACGTGACCGTCGGGCCGTTCTCCATCGTCGGCCCCAATGTGCGGATCGGCAGCGGCACCCGGATCGGCTCGCATACGACGGTCGAGGGCCATACCACGATCGGCGAGGGCAACAACATCGGTCCCTATGCCTCGGTCGGCGGCGTGCCGCAGGACATGAAGTACCGCAACGAGCCGACCCGGCTCGAGATCGGCGACCGCAACACCATCCGCGAATTCACCACGATCCACACCGGCACGGTGCAGGACCGCGGCCTGACCAGCATCGGCAGCGACAACTGGATCATGGCCTACGTGCATATCGCGCATGACTGCTCGGTCGGCAACCACACCGTGTTTTCCAGCAACGCGCAGATCGCCGGCCACGTCGACGTGGGCGACTGGGCCATCCTGGGCGGCATGAGCGGCGTGCACCAGTTCGTGCGCATCGGTGCCCACGCGATGCTGGGCGGTGCCTCGGCGCTGGTGCAGGACGTGCCGCCGTTCGTGATCGCCGCCAGCGACAAGGGCGGCAACAAGGCGACGCCGCATGGCGTCAACGTGGAGGGGCTGCGCCGCCGCGGCTTCGATGCGGCCCAGATCGCCGCGCTGCGCCAGGCCTACAAGCTGCTTTACAAGTCCGACCTCAGCTTCGACGAGGCCCGCAACGAGATCGCCGCCTTGCTGGCCCAGTCGGATGCCGGCACCGCGGCGCCGCTGCAGTCGTTCGTCGACTTCCTTGCCGCCACCCAGCGCGGCATCGTGCGCTGA
- a CDS encoding TrmH family RNA methyltransferase, with protein MKHVTSRDNALFKHLKALATSTHQRRKAGQSLLDGVHLAQAYVDALGQPVTCVVSERHYDHAEVAPLLARVDAERLVVLADTLFTQISGVVNGIDLMLVIETPAGHLPARIEEDCIILDGVQDAGNVGSILRSAAAAGIRHAFLATGCAFAWSVKTLRASMGANFHLNIVEHCTVESLAPRLALPLLATSSHADAAVFDTDLRAPVAWVVGNEGAGVSDAWMQHVKRKVGIPQPGGLESLNVAAATAICLFEAVRQRR; from the coding sequence GTGAAGCACGTCACCTCGCGCGACAACGCGCTGTTCAAGCACCTGAAGGCGCTGGCCACCTCCACCCACCAGCGCCGCAAGGCCGGGCAGTCGCTGCTCGACGGCGTGCACCTGGCCCAGGCCTATGTGGATGCACTGGGCCAGCCAGTCACCTGCGTGGTGTCCGAGCGCCACTACGACCATGCCGAGGTTGCGCCGCTGCTGGCGCGCGTCGACGCGGAGCGGCTGGTAGTGCTGGCCGATACGCTGTTCACGCAGATTTCCGGCGTGGTCAACGGCATCGACCTGATGCTGGTGATCGAAACGCCTGCTGGCCACCTGCCGGCGCGCATCGAAGAGGACTGCATCATCCTCGACGGCGTGCAGGACGCCGGCAATGTCGGCTCGATCCTGCGCAGCGCCGCCGCGGCGGGCATTCGCCATGCCTTCCTGGCAACGGGATGCGCGTTCGCCTGGTCGGTGAAGACGCTGCGCGCCAGCATGGGCGCCAACTTCCACCTGAACATCGTCGAGCACTGCACCGTGGAGTCGCTGGCACCGCGGCTGGCGCTGCCATTGCTGGCGACGTCGTCGCATGCCGACGCCGCGGTGTTCGATACGGACCTGCGCGCGCCGGTGGCCTGGGTGGTCGGCAATGAAGGCGCCGGCGTCAGCGACGCGTGGATGCAGCACGTCAAGCGCAAGGTCGGCATTCCACAGCCGGGCGGCCTGGAGTCGCTGAACGTGGCGGCCGCCACCGCGATCTGCCTGTTCGAGGCGGTGCGGCAGCGGCGATGA
- the rnhB gene encoding ribonuclease HII, which yields MARRNAVSLQMGLDLAPSASAVQRLCGVDEAGRGPLAGPVYAAAVVLDPKRQIRGLADSKILTAAKREALYEKICERALGWHIAFATVEEIDTINIFHASMLAMQRAVQGLAAKGIVPDLVQVDGNRCPQVPFPVEAIVKGDALVKAISAASILAKVARDRALMELHATYPQYGFDSHVGYATPQHMAALAEFGATPHHRRSFAPVREALAQRPLFTAVTAVAAGGIDGIEVAELTTPIQAAPPGTLQTDAP from the coding sequence ATGGCCCGCCGCAATGCCGTATCCCTGCAGATGGGACTGGACCTGGCTCCTTCCGCATCCGCTGTGCAACGTTTGTGCGGCGTGGACGAGGCGGGCAGGGGGCCGTTGGCAGGCCCGGTCTATGCCGCCGCCGTGGTGCTGGACCCCAAGCGCCAGATCCGCGGGCTGGCCGATTCCAAGATCCTGACCGCCGCCAAGCGCGAGGCGCTGTACGAGAAGATCTGCGAGCGAGCGCTGGGTTGGCATATCGCCTTCGCCACGGTCGAGGAAATCGACACCATCAATATCTTCCACGCCAGCATGCTGGCGATGCAGCGCGCCGTGCAGGGCCTGGCCGCCAAGGGAATCGTGCCGGACCTGGTGCAGGTCGATGGCAACCGCTGCCCGCAGGTGCCGTTCCCGGTCGAGGCCATCGTCAAGGGCGACGCGCTGGTCAAGGCGATTTCCGCAGCGTCGATCCTGGCCAAGGTGGCGCGCGACCGTGCCCTGATGGAGCTGCACGCAACCTACCCGCAGTACGGCTTCGACTCGCACGTCGGCTACGCCACGCCGCAGCACATGGCCGCGCTGGCCGAGTTCGGCGCCACGCCGCATCACCGCCGCTCGTTCGCGCCGGTGCGCGAGGCGCTGGCACAGCGTCCGCTGTTTACCGCGGTGACGGCAGTTGCTGCCGGGGGCATTGACGGCATCGAAGTCGCCGAACTCACCACCCCGATCCAGGCCGCGCCCCCAGGCACCCTGCAAACCGACGCACCGTGA